A portion of the Candidatus Schekmanbacteria bacterium genome contains these proteins:
- a CDS encoding glucose 1-dehydrogenase produces MRLKDKTAVVTGAAGAIGGAIAERFAEEGAIVLLSDINTEAGEKRVKYIKDKGGRALFVYADAFKEEELIKLISASIEKLGRIDILVNNVGYDFEIMKGLDEISSENWNKSIDLNIKSMFVCTREAGKYMMEKRYGKIINMSSIARRGNPIQLTYSATKAAMEGFTRSVAQYLGPYGINVNAIAPSLVETETIKSNVSKDEWEALKADCEFRYPLGRVGQPIDIANCALFLASEESSFITGQVIEVTGGARL; encoded by the coding sequence ATGAGACTTAAAGATAAGACGGCAGTTGTAACCGGCGCAGCCGGTGCTATCGGAGGTGCCATTGCAGAAAGGTTTGCAGAGGAAGGGGCAATAGTTTTACTTTCCGACATCAACACTGAAGCAGGGGAAAAGCGCGTAAAATACATTAAAGATAAAGGGGGACGCGCACTCTTTGTCTATGCAGATGCTTTTAAGGAAGAGGAGCTTATAAAGCTCATAAGCGCAAGCATTGAAAAGCTCGGGAGAATTGATATTCTTGTAAACAATGTAGGTTATGATTTTGAAATAATGAAAGGGCTTGATGAGATCTCTTCGGAGAACTGGAACAAGAGCATTGACCTTAACATCAAATCAATGTTTGTTTGTACCCGCGAGGCAGGCAAGTATATGATGGAAAAACGCTATGGAAAAATCATAAATATGTCATCTATCGCAAGGAGGGGGAACCCCATACAGCTCACATATTCAGCCACTAAGGCTGCAATGGAAGGTTTTACAAGGTCTGTTGCCCAGTATCTCGGACCTTACGGGATCAATGTGAATGCCATTGCCCCTTCTCTTGTTGAGACAGAGACAATAAAATCCAATGTATCAAAGGATGAATGGGAAGCTCTAAAGGCAGACTGCGAATTCCGTTATCCGCTCGGCAGAGTGGGTCAGCCGATAGATATTGCTAACTGTGCATTGTTTCTGGCATCAGAAGAATCTTCGTTTATTACTGGACAGGTTATCGAGGTGACTGGCGGCGCACGGCTTTAA
- a CDS encoding winged helix-turn-helix transcriptional regulator produces the protein MKRLVETFKVISEETRLRLYNLLIITEKELNGTILAEAIQKPQYAVSKHINFLVRSGLVNARRESQKIFYSISPLTKNARIDILKLFDSLCDDASIFREDLSRLKNLDEKTERS, from the coding sequence ATGAAAAGATTGGTTGAAACATTCAAAGTCATTTCTGAGGAAACAAGGCTGAGGCTTTATAATCTACTTATAATTACTGAAAAAGAACTAAACGGGACAATACTTGCAGAGGCGATTCAAAAGCCTCAGTACGCTGTTTCAAAGCATATAAACTTCCTTGTGAGAAGCGGACTGGTAAATGCAAGGAGAGAAAGCCAGAAGATTTTTTATTCCATCTCTCCGCTTACAAAAAATGCACGTATAGATATTTTAAAGCTTTTTGATTCTCTCTGTGATGATGCATCGATTTTCAGGGAGGACCTTTCCCGCCTTAAAAATCTTGATGAAAAAACTGAGAGAAGTTAA
- a CDS encoding class I SAM-dependent methyltransferase: MAKNPENINASNPDRFNIESDVFDIKIRQVIPDYDKLIAEIINAIPFKPDSSISALDIGIGTGAVTEKFFRKFANSQVTGIDLSLRMLGKAANRLRNNIDRVKLFRESVEGFEVNKKYDCIYSNLVLHHLKTDEEKISCYRKIYSSLNEGGFFVNGDIILGKNNEENSELIKRWKDFLSRTFGGPEEAQWWIDRHFEEDFPATVENHILWLKEAGFKNVKTYWTNLNFAVIGGLKE; this comes from the coding sequence ATGGCTAAAAATCCTGAGAACATCAATGCTTCAAATCCAGACCGTTTCAACATTGAGTCAGATGTATTTGACATAAAAATCCGCCAGGTCATCCCTGATTACGACAAGCTTATTGCTGAGATTATCAACGCCATACCTTTTAAACCTGACTCATCTATTTCTGCTCTCGATATAGGGATTGGAACCGGAGCAGTTACAGAAAAATTCTTCCGCAAGTTTGCCAATTCACAGGTGACCGGCATCGACTTGTCCCTTAGAATGCTGGGGAAAGCGGCAAACAGGCTCCGCAATAACATAGACAGGGTGAAACTTTTCAGGGAGTCCGTCGAAGGGTTCGAAGTTAATAAAAAATATGACTGCATCTATTCAAACCTCGTCCTTCATCATCTTAAAACAGATGAAGAAAAAATATCATGCTACCGGAAGATATACAGCTCTCTCAATGAAGGCGGATTCTTTGTTAATGGAGATATTATCCTTGGCAAAAACAATGAGGAGAACTCTGAATTAATTAAAAGATGGAAAGATTTTCTTTCCCGTACTTTCGGAGGCCCTGAGGAAGCACAATGGTGGATAGACAGACATTTTGAGGAAGATTTTCCGGCAACAGTTGAAAATCATATTCTCTGGCTCAAAGAGGCGGGCTTTAAAAACGTAAAAACATATTGGACCAATCTTAACTTCGCAGTCATTGGCGGGTTGAAAGAATAA
- a CDS encoding ABC transporter ATP-binding protein encodes MIAIDKVSCRAGQHSISDVSFTVNDGEYFTILGPTGAGKTMLLECIAGLRETQSGRIMVNGDDISNKPPEQRKFGYVPQDHVLFPFHNVRDNIFFGCGNITSENIKKLDELSKLFRIEGILERMPQQLSGGEKQRVSLVRALVRNPAILLLDEPYSSIDEGLRKKLWIDMREIHKDLSTTVIHITHDLEEAFTLSNKMAVLIDGKIAQCGSRESIFYSPANKQVAGFLGIRNIFTGTVKSADKNTDRIVVECPYDIVTPWREGIREGMKIEFCVFPQEIKIIKSWREIRKSLEDNVFEGKIVNVIPHGVSFTLYFKIIRPLGGEEEFDFEINIPSANFMKLSLTNGSDIRVALRKNAINVFAHAG; translated from the coding sequence ATGATAGCAATTGATAAAGTTTCCTGCCGGGCGGGTCAACATTCAATATCTGACGTGAGCTTTACCGTCAATGACGGCGAGTATTTTACCATACTGGGTCCGACAGGTGCCGGCAAAACCATGCTCCTTGAATGCATAGCAGGGTTGAGAGAAACTCAGAGCGGCAGGATAATGGTAAATGGTGATGACATAAGCAACAAGCCTCCTGAGCAGAGAAAATTCGGATATGTCCCGCAGGATCACGTCTTATTCCCGTTTCATAATGTGCGGGACAATATTTTTTTTGGCTGCGGCAATATAACTTCTGAAAATATAAAAAAGCTTGATGAACTTTCTAAACTTTTCAGGATTGAAGGGATTTTAGAGCGTATGCCGCAGCAGTTAAGCGGAGGAGAAAAGCAGAGGGTTTCCCTTGTCAGGGCGCTTGTTCGGAATCCAGCCATTCTTCTTCTCGATGAACCTTATTCCTCAATTGACGAAGGTTTAAGGAAAAAGCTCTGGATTGACATGAGAGAGATTCACAAAGACTTATCAACAACAGTGATACATATTACCCATGACCTTGAAGAGGCATTTACACTTAGCAATAAAATGGCTGTTCTCATTGACGGAAAAATTGCGCAGTGCGGTTCAAGGGAGTCTATTTTTTATAGTCCTGCGAATAAACAGGTTGCAGGCTTTCTCGGCATCAGGAATATCTTTACAGGTACCGTAAAAAGCGCTGATAAAAATACTGACAGGATAGTAGTAGAGTGTCCCTATGATATTGTTACCCCCTGGAGAGAGGGAATAAGAGAAGGGATGAAGATTGAATTTTGCGTATTCCCGCAGGAAATCAAGATAATCAAATCCTGGCGTGAGATAAGAAAATCGCTGGAGGATAATGTCTTTGAGGGAAAAATTGTCAATGTTATTCCCCATGGTGTGAGCTTTACGCTTTATTTTAAAATCATCAGGCCGTTAGGCGGGGAGGAAGAATTTGACTTTGAAATAAATATTCCTTCCGCTAATTTCATGAAACTGAGCCTTACTAATGGTTCCGATATAAGGGTTGCCTTAAGAAAGAATGCTATAAATGTTTTTGCCCATGCAGGATAA
- a CDS encoding ABC transporter permease: MYFSDRAFKTGAVGLLISLFLYFIILLVCGAATVGLQRFTAILFSEKILFAIKLSIFTATVSTILSMLVAVPASFALSRFQFRGKGIIDMLLDVPIILSPIAIGAMLLIFFNTNAGKTVEKFTIPFVFEVPGIILAQFTVVCALAVRLLKSTFDSIDTRYEKVSRTLGLSSSASFFKVVVPLAKNGLIASAILTWARAIGEFGATVTLAGAMPMKTETLPVAIYLSFANADIERAMAVVFILVAMALSVLLLIRKLTAEKIS, encoded by the coding sequence ATGTATTTTAGTGACAGGGCATTTAAGACAGGGGCCGTCGGTCTGCTTATCTCTCTTTTCCTTTATTTTATAATCCTTCTTGTGTGCGGAGCGGCGACAGTTGGCCTCCAAAGATTCACAGCAATTCTGTTTTCAGAAAAGATACTCTTTGCCATAAAGCTCAGCATTTTTACTGCAACCGTATCTACCATACTCTCAATGCTTGTAGCTGTTCCTGCATCATTTGCCCTTTCAAGATTTCAGTTTCGCGGTAAAGGAATTATAGATATGTTACTTGACGTGCCTATAATCCTTTCCCCCATAGCAATAGGCGCCATGCTCCTTATCTTCTTCAATACCAATGCTGGAAAGACAGTTGAAAAATTTACCATTCCATTTGTTTTTGAAGTTCCTGGAATCATACTTGCCCAGTTCACAGTTGTCTGCGCTCTTGCAGTGAGACTTCTTAAATCAACTTTTGACAGCATTGATACAAGATACGAAAAAGTAAGCCGCACTTTGGGGTTAAGCTCATCTGCCTCTTTTTTCAAGGTAGTAGTACCACTTGCGAAGAACGGACTTATCGCATCTGCAATTCTGACATGGGCACGGGCTATAGGGGAATTCGGAGCCACTGTCACGCTTGCCGGCGCAATGCCAATGAAAACCGAGACATTGCCGGTTGCCATTTATTTAAGCTTTGCCAATGCTGATATTGAAAGGGCAATGGCAGTGGTTTTTATACTTGTTGCCATGGCGCTCTCTGTTTTGCTCCTCATACGGAAATTAACCGCTGAAAAAATCTCATGA
- the modA gene encoding molybdate ABC transporter substrate-binding protein, giving the protein MKFKISILIFFILCSSIPFLVSADDSYIEVFCGSAVKPAIEEIAAKFKEDTGIAVNLHIGSSGVMLSELKLAKRGDIYIPGSNDFLLKAERDGVVEKGNFKVITYLIPSIVVPSLNPQKVESLKDLARPGIKVLIGNPESVCLGVYALEILKENGIYEKVKPNIITYAESCEKVASIVAMGNVDAAIGWSVFEKWNHEKIKSIPLKQADIKRLAFVPAALTTFTEKKNSALRFINFLSIDHSLNILRKMGYSPTLEDVKAIAPYANIGGEYKVGDY; this is encoded by the coding sequence ATGAAGTTTAAAATATCTATTTTAATCTTCTTTATACTTTGTTCCTCAATACCTTTCCTGGTTTCTGCTGATGATTCGTACATTGAAGTCTTCTGCGGGTCGGCAGTAAAGCCTGCCATAGAAGAGATTGCGGCAAAATTTAAGGAAGATACAGGCATTGCAGTAAATCTGCACATAGGAAGCTCCGGGGTAATGCTCTCAGAGTTAAAGCTTGCAAAGCGCGGCGATATTTATATTCCCGGCTCCAATGATTTTCTTCTGAAGGCTGAAAGAGACGGTGTTGTTGAAAAGGGTAATTTCAAAGTTATTACCTATCTTATTCCGTCAATTGTTGTTCCATCTCTAAATCCGCAAAAAGTTGAAAGCCTTAAAGACCTTGCACGTCCCGGAATCAAAGTGCTCATCGGAAACCCTGAATCAGTCTGTCTTGGTGTTTATGCTTTGGAAATACTCAAAGAAAACGGAATCTATGAAAAGGTTAAACCCAATATAATAACCTATGCTGAAAGCTGCGAGAAAGTGGCATCTATTGTCGCCATGGGGAACGTAGATGCCGCAATAGGGTGGTCGGTTTTTGAAAAGTGGAATCATGAAAAAATAAAATCTATCCCGCTTAAGCAGGCAGATATAAAAAGGCTTGCCTTTGTGCCTGCGGCACTGACTACCTTTACAGAGAAAAAAAACAGTGCCTTAAGATTTATAAACTTCCTTTCTATCGATCACTCTTTGAACATACTGCGAAAAATGGGGTACAGTCCGACGCTGGAAGATGTCAAGGCAATAGCTCCATACGCCAACATTGGAGGAGAATATAAGGTTGGAGATTACTGA
- a CDS encoding transporter substrate-binding protein, producing MTAGHKHRTVTIGLLHSLTGNMSVSERMLLDAELMAIDEINSSGGVLDCRIEPLIADGASVPSTFARKANELISAGVSSIFGCWTSASRKAVKPVVESNNHLLWYPVQYEGLEESPNIVYTGTCVNQQIEPALDWLIRNIGRRIFLVGSDYVFPRTANKLIRALTARRNNSTTIVGEEYISLDCMDFTGVIAKIQKAKPDAVFNTINGESNSIFYGQYHEAGITSDKIPILAVSVAELELKPVVSMATGHLACWNYFQSLDNKENKKFLTEFRKRYGVNCICSASGVLAYSQIYLWKNLVQAERSFDASLISQRVSGCEFESPAGLLKIGPNRHVPLPAYIGRLRNDGEFEILWDSNGTIQPLPWLGIEEIDIPASGVVKEILAAYPDMVDYNVNLNREAFVRKQAEIALQRLNENLEKKIKERTAELERVNEQLISKLDDHKRIEEALHESEGKFRSFSEQAFVGVYLAQGKSIKYVNPKFADIFGYTVEECLNKISFLDLIYPEDIAMVEEQVRKRMSGKIKFVNYSFRGVKKNKEIINLEVYGSTVIYNGKPATTGTILDITERKKIEEQLRQAQKMEGIGHLAGGVAHDFNNILTAIIGYGSILKNKIPVSDPLHAHVNHILVSSEKAASLTHSLLAFSRKQMIDLQPVNMNDIVFGLQNILNRVITENIEIKVITTGTDLIVKADRNQIEQVIINLATNARDAMPNGGRLIIATGEVEIDEQFIKAHHYGEAGKYAVLSVTDTGVGMDEKTREQIFEPFYTTKEVGKGTGLGLSMVYGTIKQHDGFINVYSETGEGTIFRIYLPLSESSFHHREDKAPTAIPSGNETILLVEDNEAVRNVIRLLLEEFGYKVFEATDGDESIRVFSEYREKINLIISDIIMPKKNGREMFGEVKKIKPGIKALFMSGYSADVISQNGVLDKDMHFIQKPSNPSDLLKKIREVLDT from the coding sequence ATGACTGCTGGTCATAAACACAGAACAGTTACTATTGGGCTATTACACTCACTTACCGGTAATATGTCTGTAAGCGAGCGCATGCTTCTGGATGCCGAGCTGATGGCCATAGACGAGATCAATTCCTCAGGCGGAGTACTTGACTGCAGAATAGAACCTTTAATAGCTGACGGCGCTTCAGTTCCATCTACATTTGCCCGGAAAGCAAATGAGCTGATTTCGGCAGGAGTAAGTTCCATTTTTGGCTGCTGGACATCTGCATCACGCAAGGCGGTAAAGCCGGTTGTAGAATCCAACAATCATCTCCTGTGGTATCCGGTCCAATACGAAGGTCTCGAAGAGTCTCCAAATATTGTATATACCGGCACTTGTGTTAATCAGCAGATAGAACCTGCACTGGACTGGCTTATCAGGAATATTGGACGCCGGATATTCCTTGTCGGTTCTGACTACGTATTTCCCCGCACTGCCAATAAACTTATCCGAGCCCTTACGGCTCGACGGAATAATTCAACAACCATAGTAGGTGAGGAGTATATTTCACTTGACTGCATGGATTTTACCGGTGTCATCGCTAAAATACAAAAAGCAAAGCCAGATGCAGTTTTCAATACCATAAACGGAGAAAGCAATAGTATTTTTTATGGACAGTATCATGAAGCCGGGATTACCTCTGATAAAATTCCGATTCTTGCGGTAAGTGTTGCTGAACTGGAGTTAAAGCCTGTAGTATCAATGGCTACAGGCCACCTTGCCTGCTGGAACTATTTCCAGAGCCTTGATAACAAAGAAAATAAAAAGTTTCTTACCGAATTTAGAAAACGGTACGGTGTGAATTGTATCTGCTCAGCGTCAGGTGTTTTAGCTTATAGCCAGATTTATCTTTGGAAAAATTTGGTGCAGGCAGAACGCAGTTTCGATGCATCATTAATCAGTCAACGAGTTTCTGGGTGTGAATTCGAGAGCCCGGCTGGTCTTCTAAAAATCGGTCCAAACCGGCATGTTCCGCTTCCTGCATATATCGGACGGTTAAGGAATGATGGAGAATTTGAGATTTTATGGGATAGTAACGGAACTATACAACCTCTTCCCTGGCTAGGTATTGAAGAGATTGATATTCCTGCCTCTGGAGTGGTCAAGGAGATTCTTGCCGCTTATCCGGACATGGTAGATTACAATGTAAACCTGAATCGGGAGGCTTTTGTACGAAAACAAGCCGAGATTGCTTTACAACGACTCAATGAAAATTTGGAGAAAAAAATCAAAGAGCGGACCGCCGAATTAGAAAGAGTCAATGAACAATTGATAAGCAAACTTGACGACCACAAACGGATAGAGGAAGCACTCCATGAATCGGAGGGCAAGTTTCGGAGCTTTTCAGAGCAAGCGTTTGTCGGTGTTTATCTCGCACAGGGTAAATCTATCAAATATGTAAATCCGAAGTTCGCAGATATCTTCGGTTATACTGTCGAGGAATGCCTGAACAAAATATCGTTTCTGGACCTGATATACCCGGAAGACATAGCTATGGTAGAAGAACAGGTGAGGAAGCGAATGTCTGGTAAAATCAAATTCGTTAATTACAGCTTCAGAGGGGTAAAGAAAAACAAAGAAATAATCAATCTTGAGGTTTACGGATCTACAGTAATTTATAACGGGAAGCCTGCAACTACAGGGACTATACTTGACATTACTGAGCGTAAGAAGATTGAGGAACAACTCCGTCAGGCTCAGAAAATGGAAGGGATAGGGCATCTTGCCGGGGGAGTGGCGCATGATTTCAATAATATCCTCACAGCAATAATCGGTTACGGAAGCATTCTGAAAAACAAGATACCTGTATCTGATCCTTTACATGCGCACGTTAACCATATACTTGTCTCATCTGAAAAGGCTGCCAGCCTGACCCATAGTCTTCTTGCCTTCAGCAGGAAGCAGATGATAGATCTACAGCCTGTCAATATGAATGATATAGTATTTGGACTTCAGAATATTTTAAACAGAGTCATTACTGAAAATATTGAAATCAAAGTCATCACAACCGGGACTGACTTAATAGTAAAAGCTGACAGAAACCAGATAGAGCAGGTAATTATTAATCTGGCAACAAACGCGCGTGATGCAATGCCCAACGGAGGAAGGTTAATAATAGCTACTGGTGAAGTTGAAATAGACGAGCAGTTTATTAAGGCCCATCATTACGGTGAAGCCGGCAAATATGCAGTTCTTTCGGTTACGGATACCGGTGTGGGTATGGATGAAAAAACAAGAGAGCAGATTTTTGAGCCCTTCTATACTACAAAGGAGGTTGGCAAAGGCACCGGACTTGGACTGTCCATGGTTTATGGGACAATCAAACAGCATGACGGTTTTATTAATGTTTACAGCGAAACCGGTGAGGGAACGATATTCAGAATATATCTTCCCTTGTCAGAATCAAGTTTTCACCACAGGGAAGATAAAGCACCTACTGCCATTCCTTCAGGCAATGAGACAATCCTTTTAGTTGAAGACAATGAAGCTGTCAGAAACGTTATAAGATTATTGCTTGAAGAGTTTGGGTATAAAGTTTTTGAGGCGACAGATGGAGATGAATCCATAAGAGTATTTTCTGAATACCGGGAGAAAATCAACCTTATTATCTCAGATATCATTATGCCTAAGAAAAATGGTAGGGAAATGTTCGGAGAAGTAAAAAAGATCAAACCGGGAATAAAGGCACTCTTTATGAGCGGATATTCTGCTGATGTTATCAGCCAGAATGGTGTCCTCGACAAAGACATGCATTTTATACAGAAACCCTCCAATCCATCAGATCTGCTGAAGAAGATAAGAGAAGTTTTAGATACATAA
- a CDS encoding serine dehydratase subunit alpha family protein, which yields MKKNHRTKNFNLLKAVLKHEVFPAVGCTEPIAVAYAASIAGKVLKREITEIQIKVDPGIYKNGFAVMVPNTDGEHGNLIAGVLGALIRKPELKMEILKSVNQDILKRAKELIRMEKAHIICDRTRKRFYIEVSIKAGKESSMSVIEGSHTNLICLEHNNKKLPMAAHTSGKAHEDLKPLLRKLTIADLIDLAQNMDREDYKYIKQGVAMNLRIAKAGQKLKKVGHYVSELVTKGYLVNDVISTCEVLTTSAADARMAGLNYPVMSSGGSGNQGIVAILVPYAVGKRYDIADKTIVQSIALSHLVNSYIKCFTGELSPLCGCAIAAGVGAAAAIVYQQAGKDIPKMTLAVNNLISDLGGMLCDGAKAGCALKVGSSTNSAIRSAYMALNNHGITHAEGFVGNTAEETIWNLSAISKQGMSLVDNTMLGIMMDKLSNKAVSSGDRTRRIKAPPA from the coding sequence ATGAAAAAAAATCATAGGACTAAGAACTTCAACCTTCTTAAGGCGGTCTTAAAGCATGAGGTTTTTCCTGCGGTAGGATGCACCGAGCCGATTGCAGTTGCCTATGCTGCGAGCATTGCCGGCAAAGTGCTCAAACGTGAGATTACGGAAATACAGATAAAGGTTGACCCGGGAATTTACAAGAACGGTTTTGCCGTAATGGTCCCGAACACAGACGGAGAGCATGGCAATCTCATTGCCGGAGTCCTCGGGGCGTTAATACGAAAGCCTGAATTGAAGATGGAAATTCTGAAATCTGTAAATCAGGATATTCTTAAGCGCGCTAAAGAGCTTATCAGGATGGAGAAAGCTCATATCATTTGCGACAGAACGCGGAAAAGATTCTATATAGAGGTTTCCATTAAAGCAGGAAAAGAAAGTTCCATGTCGGTTATTGAAGGTTCCCATACTAATCTGATTTGTCTCGAGCACAATAATAAGAAACTGCCGATGGCAGCGCATACGTCAGGCAAGGCTCATGAGGATTTAAAGCCTCTCTTAAGAAAGTTGACTATAGCTGATCTTATTGACCTGGCTCAAAATATGGACAGAGAGGATTATAAATACATCAAACAGGGCGTTGCCATGAATCTCCGTATTGCAAAGGCGGGTCAGAAGCTGAAGAAGGTCGGTCATTATGTTTCAGAGTTAGTGACTAAAGGGTATCTTGTGAATGATGTGATTTCAACCTGCGAAGTGCTGACCACTTCGGCAGCAGATGCAAGAATGGCAGGGCTTAATTATCCTGTAATGTCAAGCGGAGGCAGCGGAAACCAGGGGATTGTTGCTATCCTTGTTCCTTATGCTGTAGGCAAACGCTATGATATTGCAGATAAGACGATCGTTCAAAGCATTGCGCTTTCACATCTGGTTAACAGTTATATAAAATGTTTTACCGGAGAGTTATCTCCCCTTTGCGGCTGTGCGATTGCGGCAGGAGTCGGCGCTGCTGCTGCCATAGTTTACCAGCAGGCAGGAAAAGACATTCCAAAGATGACACTGGCAGTGAATAACCTGATAAGCGATTTGGGCGGAATGCTTTGTGACGGAGCAAAGGCAGGATGTGCCCTGAAAGTAGGAAGTTCTACCAATTCTGCGATTCGTTCAGCCTATATGGCTTTGAACAATCATGGGATTACTCATGCAGAAGGTTTTGTTGGAAACACGGCTGAGGAAACTATCTGGAATCTGAGCGCTATCAGTAAACAGGGAATGTCGCTTGTGGATAATACAATGCTTGGGATAATGATGGATAAGCTCTCCAATAAAGCTGTTTCCAGCGGGGATCGCACACGCAGGATTAAAGCTCCACCGGCATGA
- the chrA gene encoding chromate efflux transporter translates to MPSNQQPSIGGLFISFLRLGSTAFGGPSMVDYIRRMAVEKKQWLDEDSFRNGVALCQAIPGATAMQTAAYVGLKTRGAAGAAASFIGFGLPAFFLMVILSALYGYTHNLSTVVSAFSGLQAVIVAIVANAALSFGRAYLKTWKQVIIAGIAAILFGLGVNPIAVILIAALLGIALIGDRQISVTSIEVAGKELKKAPHSMRPLLFLITAAAIWFLLLFLVHPGLFDLAVLMSRIDLFAFGGGFASVPLMYHEIVGVRSWMDGKTFLNGILLGQVTPGPIVITATFAGYWLYGFAGALVASISVFLPSFMLVVGLAPYFDRLRSLTYFNKVIGGILCSFVGLLLTVTFNFAGNVHWDLFHIILACTAFFALLMKVDILWVVMAGTVISVLAFR, encoded by the coding sequence ATGCCATCTAATCAGCAACCTTCAATAGGCGGTTTGTTCATTTCCTTTCTACGGTTAGGATCCACTGCATTTGGCGGGCCATCCATGGTGGATTATATCCGAAGAATGGCAGTAGAGAAGAAACAGTGGCTTGATGAAGATAGTTTCCGCAATGGCGTTGCCCTCTGTCAGGCAATCCCCGGCGCGACTGCCATGCAGACTGCGGCATACGTAGGATTAAAGACAAGAGGAGCAGCAGGTGCAGCCGCAAGTTTTATCGGCTTTGGTCTTCCCGCCTTTTTCCTGATGGTAATTCTGTCGGCGCTATATGGGTACACACATAATCTATCCACAGTTGTTTCAGCTTTTAGCGGATTGCAGGCTGTCATTGTAGCTATTGTGGCCAATGCGGCTCTGTCTTTCGGCAGAGCATATCTTAAAACATGGAAGCAGGTTATTATTGCCGGTATTGCTGCGATACTTTTCGGGCTTGGAGTAAATCCTATTGCTGTGATCCTGATAGCTGCGCTTTTGGGAATCGCGCTTATTGGAGACAGACAAATTTCTGTTACTTCTATTGAAGTAGCTGGTAAAGAGCTGAAAAAAGCACCTCATTCCATGCGTCCTTTGTTGTTTCTCATCACTGCTGCTGCCATCTGGTTTCTTCTTCTGTTCTTAGTCCATCCGGGGTTATTCGATCTTGCCGTGCTCATGTCCAGGATTGATCTCTTTGCCTTTGGCGGCGGGTTCGCCTCGGTTCCTCTCATGTATCACGAAATTGTCGGCGTGCGGAGTTGGATGGATGGAAAGACATTTCTTAACGGAATTCTTTTAGGACAGGTGACCCCGGGTCCTATTGTTATTACAGCAACCTTTGCAGGTTATTGGTTATACGGATTTGCCGGGGCTCTGGTTGCATCTATCAGTGTGTTTCTGCCCTCGTTTATGCTGGTTGTCGGGTTAGCACCCTACTTTGACAGATTACGCAGTTTAACATATTTCAATAAAGTCATCGGCGGCATCTTATGTTCCTTTGTAGGGCTACTTCTCACGGTCACTTTTAATTTTGCCGGAAACGTACACTGGGATTTATTTCACATTATACTTGCCTGTACAGCATTTTTCGCCCTCCTGATGAAGGTGGATATTCTCTGGGTAGTCATGGCAGGAACGGTCATCTCAGTACTTGCATTTAGATAG